The Gammaproteobacteria bacterium region GCGCCGCCGCATCCCGTTTGAATGCTTCAGTGTAGTTCCGTCTCCTACTCGTTGCTGCTGTCATCGTTCACCTCGTTATGGCATCTTAACGCCTTAACTCGGGGTCCGGATTTAGTAGACCACATCACAGATCTTTGAACGAGCTCCGGCCCGCGTGCGCACAGCGCACCCTACGCTTGCTGATGTTACCCGTGCTGCCAAGGAATAAAATCTCCCTGGTGATCGTTATCATTACCCGTAGAATGGGGCTGCGAGATCGGCAAGTGAACGTTCAACATGACGGCTGCCTGCCTTCCCTCTTGGCGGAAGTCAGATCTGATATATTTCTTCCTCAAGGGTGAATGCCGAAACAACTACTTTTCAAAGGTAGTAGTGGTAGCCTGCCGCTATAGAACGCCCGTCAGATTATCCAGTTCGGATCGGATAGGTGTAGTGATAATCAACTCATTCAGCGAGAACCCCCATGCCATTCCAAAGCCCCATTACGGTTTCTGATGCCCTCGCCCGGTAGAACTCCATCCGCGGTAGTCGCCGTTCAGGCGACGCTGGACGGCCGCGAGAGGCGTAATCAGGTTGCCGAAGTCGCACACGATGTCTATCCTGCCCGACTTCTGTGTTCGTCGAGAACAACGAGTCCGCCTGTAGTACAATCGCCAAGTGAGCTATTCCCAAGCAGAGCAAACCATGAAAACCAAGGTAACCGAGCACGGTGTCCTTATCCCTAAGCAGATGTTAGAGGGCGTGGATGAGGTCGAGATACGTAAGGAAAGTAATGCGATCATGCTGTTGCCCGTTGGCCATGCGGACCCGATTCGTAAGCTTGGTAAGCAACCGATCACAGACGATGTCGGTGATGCTTCCATCAATCACGACCGCTATCTGTACGGTCAGTGACCCCGGTTTTCCTTGACACGAGTTATCTGTTAGCACTCGACTTTTCAAACGACCAAAACCATCAAACATCGATACATCACTGGCAGCGGATCACCCTTAACCTTCCGCCGCTGGTGACGACATCATACGTCTTCGATGAGGCGGTAACGTTCTTCAACAGTCGCGGTCACCACGGCAAAGCGATCCAAGTCTGCAACACCCTTCTGCTCAGTTCCTCGGTAAACCTGATCCACGTCGACGAGACTTTGTTCTACGAGGGCTGGCAGTATTTTCAGCAGCATCAGGATAAGCGTTACTCGCTCCCCGACTGCATCTCATTTATCGTGATGCGCAAGCTTGGTGCAGACGTGGCGTTCACCTTTGACAGGCACTTTGCGCAGGCAGGCTTTGCCGTTGCGCCCTAACGGCCGTAGCCGTACAACACGGAGTGGAATTCGGGGCCATGTCCCCGGCGCCTCCGCTGCTGCGCGAGGGTTATCTGTTTATTCAAAACCGTTGCCGTCGGCTTCAAACCGATCTTTTCAAACCCGTCTTTTAACCAAGAAAACGATTTGTCTGCACGGCAGGCGGCAGCCGCGCTGTTCTACGATCCGGAGAAATTCATGCGCGTGGGCGCGCTGCCTGGACGCGTGCTCAATACGCGTGCTGGGCTAGCGCGGTGTGCAGACCCTGGATGGCGACGTCCATAGGCGCCGCAAGGCGATGTTCATGTCGTTTATAAAGCCGGAAGGCTTGCGCGAGATGACCGCGCTAATCGACCCACTGGCAGGCCGCGATCGTGAGATGGGCATATCTGGATCGTGTCGTGCTGTTCGATGAGGTGGCTGAGCTGCCTTTGTGATCGAGCGCGTTAAAATTGCCTGTAATCCCGGCGCGAGCCGAGCTTAGCGGCAGTCACGTCAGGTAAAGGTGCGGGCGGGTAAGATAATCCGTCAAGGTGACCGCGAACCACAGCAGCAACCAGAAAAAGCCCGCGCCCGCGAAAATTCTCACAATCACGGTGCTGCTGCGCAGGCGCATGTAACTTGCCATGATCAGCAGTGCCATCATGGCCGCGATCGGGTACGTGATTATCCAGGTCCAGCTGCCGATCGGCAGGTACGCGGCTGCGATGCTGAGCGCCGCGAGCACGATGAGCGTTATCCAGATGCCGAGAACACCGATCGAGCTGTGATCTGACGTCGTATTCATGCGTCGAGAATGCTCAAGCCAGCGAAATGAGATAAAACGACGGAAACAGGAATATCCACACGATATCGACAAAATCCCAGTAAAGCGCGGTCAGCTCCACGGGCGTGTAATACTCGGGGCTGAACCACTCGCGCCACGTCATTACGGCGATCACGGCGAGAATGCACAAGCCCACGATCAGGTGCAGCAGGTGAAACGCCGTCATCACAAAGTACAAAAAGTAAAACAATTCGACCTGATTTCGATAAGGGCCTTCATACGTGAAGTTCACGCCGGGAAACAGACCTTCCTCGATATGATGATGGTAGCCTTGAAGGTGCATCACAATAAACGCCGCGCCAAGGGCCATCGTGACCAGCGTCATTTGCAACGCCTGCGTCCGCCGGCCGTGCCTGATCGCGCGCGCCGCCATCGCCATTGTGGCGCTGCTGGTGAGCAGGACCGCGGTCTCGATGCCGCCCAGCATAAGATCGCTGTGCTGGCTGGCCGCTATAAATCCTTGCGGATACAGGAGCCGGCTGATCGCATAAGCGGCGAACAGCACGCCAAAAAACAGCACCTCGGTCGCGAGAAACGTCCACATGCCCAGCCGCGACGCCTCATGCTCCTGCTCCAGGTCATCGAACTGCGCGGCCGGCGTAATGGCCGTCATGTTTCGCGCGCCTGGGAAGAATGCGCCTGCCGATCTTCCGACGTATACGCATAAGGTGCTTCGTCCACCGTCGGCGTCTGCTCGAAATTATGCTCGGGCGGCGGTGATGCGGATCGCCATTCCAGTCCCGTCGCCCGCCAGGGATTCGCCCCGGCAGCCCGTCCGTAGAATAACGACCAGGTGAGATAAAAGAGCGGCATCAGATAGGCTACTGCGAGGATGGAAGCGCCGGCCGAGGACAATACGTTCAACACCTGATAGTCCGGCAGATATTCGTGATACCGCCGCGGCATGCCGAGATAGCCGAGCAGGTATTGCGGGAAGAAGGTGAGATTGAAGCCGAAGAACATCAGGATCGCCGAGGCTTGCGCGATCCATTCCGAGTACATGCGGCCGGTGACCTTGGGCCACCAGAAATGAATGCCGCCCAGAAAAGCCATCACCGAGCCGCCCACCATGATGTAATGAAAATGCGCGATGACGAAGTAAGTGTCCGTCAAATGCACATCGAGTGCTACGGCGGCGACGAACAACCCGGTCAGCCCGCCGTTTAAGAACAAGCCGACGAAGCCGAGCGCGTAGAGCATCGGAGCCTCGAAGCTGATCGAGCCCTTGTACAGCGTGGCGGTCCAGTTGAACACCTTGATCGCGGAGGGCACGGCCACGAGGTACGACAGGATCGAGAAGACGATGCTCGCGTACATGGATTCGCCGGATACGAACATGTGGTGTCCCCAGACCACGAAACTCAAGCTGGTGAAGGCGACGATGGCGTACACCATGTACGGATAACCGAAGATGCGCTTGCGCGAGAAGCAGGTGATGATCTCGCTGACCACGCCGAAGGCCGGCAGGATCATGATGTATACCGCCGGGTGCGAGTAAAACCAGAATAAATGCTGGAAAAGAACCGGATCGCCACCGAGCCGGGGATCGAATACGCCGACGCCGAACAGTCGCTCGGCGGCCACCAGCACCAGAACCATCGACAGCACCGGCGTGGCCAGCACCATGATGATGCTGGTCGCGTACATTGCCCACACGAATAACGGCAGGCGCATCCAGGTCATGCCCGGCGTGCGCATGGTGTGTACGGTGACGATGAAATTAAGACCGGTCAGAATCGACGAGAAGCCGACTACGAACACGGCGGTCAGTGCCAGCACCACGCTCGTGTTGGTAAACAGTGAGCTGTAGGGCGTGTAGAACGTCCAGCCGGTATCCACGCTGCCGAGCAGTAAGGTGGCGACGGTGAACAGTCCGCCGGCGGTGTAGAGATACCAGCTCGCCAGATTGATGCGCGGGAAAGCCAGTTCGCGCGCGCCGATCATTAAGGGGAGCAGAAAATTGCCCAGGGTGGCGGGGATCGACGGAATCAGGAAAAACCACACCATGATGATTCCGTGCATGGAGAACAGTTTGTTGTAAGTCTCCGAGCTGACCAGATCGCCCGCCGGCGTGGCCAGTTCCAGACGTATCACGGTCGCCGCCGCGCCGCCGACGAAGAAAAACGCGGTAATCGAAATGGTGAACAGGATCGCGATGAGTTTATGATCGCGCGTCACAAGCCACGACCGCACGGTCGCGGCGGCGGTTAGATAACTGGCGGGCTGCGCGGCGACGGTACTCACGGTACGGTTCCTTCGGTGTAGTCGAGCGACTTGATGTACATGACCAGGTGCAGCAACTCCGCCTCGCTGATCTGCCCCTTGAACGAGGGCATGATGCGTGGGTAGCCTGCGACGATGTCCTGTTGCGGCAGCACGATGGAGTCGTGGATGTAACGCTCGTCCGCCACTTTGGTCGTGCCATCCTGCAACTGCACCGGCTTGCCGTAAAGCCCGTCCAGCACGGGCGCGTGCACGGTGGAATTACCCACGTGACAACCGCTGCAACCATATTGGCGAAACAGTTTTGCCCCGCGTGTGGCCATGCTGGTCGAGGATTCGCGGGTGTGCAGCCAGCGCTCATAGGCCTCCGGCGCCATCACCACCACTCGGCCGCGCATGCGGGAATGGTCGGTGCCGCAGTATTCCGCGCAGAACAGGGCGTATTCGCCGGTTACGGTGGGCTTGAACCACAGGCTGGTATACGCACCGGGCACCGCATCCTGTTTGAGGCGGAACGCGGGCACGAAAAAGCTGTGGATTACATCCTGGGATGTCAGCAACAGCTTGATGTCCTGGCCGCGGGGCACGTGCAGCTCGTTGATCTCGCGCTGTCCGCCCGGATGTTCGGCTTTCCACATCCATTGTTTGCCCATGACGTAAATCTCCAGCACATCTTCCGGCGGCGCGCCAGTCTGCATGGTGGTGTAGAGATTCGAGGCCCAGAAGAAGATGACCAGGAAGAACACCAGGGTGATCGCGGTCCATGCGATTTCGAGTGTGTGGCTCTGCGCGTTGGCGTTGCTGCGGTCGGCAGTTGAACCGCGGCGGTATCTGGCCGCGAAGTAGATCATCACCAGATAGATGCCGGCCGACACGGCCACACACAGGATCGTGAGCGCGATGAGCAGCCCATCGATCCTGCCGGCGATGGATGAGGCCCTTGTGATCAGCTCGGGGAACAATCCGGCGCCGCCGCCAGGCGTGGGGTAGGCCTCAACGACCATTGCGGGCATCATGGCTGACCAGCCGTACCGCGGGCTCGGCGCTTGCCGTTGCGATCGCGGCGGACCGCCACGACGATAAATCCGCTCAGCGCCAGCGCGGTCCCGACGCACGCGCCGCGCAGGATATTCCAGATCATATAGCTGTACGTGCCGGTGGCCGCATCGTAGCGCGCGCACAGCAATACAAGCTGGTCCACCACCGAGCCGATGCGGTTCATCGACGCCTCGACCAGGCTCAGGCGCACGTCGCTGGGCTGAAACTGAACGCCGTAGAAATAACGCGCGATTTTGCCTCTCGGGGTCAGCACCGTGATACCGGCGGCGTGCACGTACTGGTCGATCTTGCGGTCGTAGAAGTAGCGGAAGCCGGCGCTCGCGGCGAGTTTTTGTATGGAACGCGCGTCGCCGGTCAAAAAGTTCAGACCGCGCGCGGCGCCGGGGCGGTCGTAGGTATTCAGATAGACCGCCTTTTTCATACGCGCCAGTTGCGGCGTTTCGCGCGGATTCACGCTGACCATGACGACTTCATACTGATCGCCCGCGTCGAAGCGGAGTTGGCGCAAGCTGGCGAGCAGGCCGTCCATCACCACGCTGCACAGGTTCTTGCAGCCGTAGTAGCCGAGCACCAGGATGACCGGCTTATCGCGGAAATAGTCCGCGAGGCGTACGCGCCGGCGTTGTTCGTTGCGAAACTCAAGCGCCAGCGGAAGCTGTGTATTCAGCCGTTGCTCGAAGCCTACCCGCTGCCACAGGTCAGGCGGCTGCGCGGCGGCTAATACGGTGAGCGGCGCGCAGCACACCGCAATCAGCAACCACCGTTTCATGGGCCGCGTCCTGGCCGCGGGGCGCGCTGGTCGAAGCGCGGCAGTCCGTGTTCGGCCACGATATCCATAGCGCGCTCGATCGGGATGCTGACACGCCCGGTTCGCTGGTCGATCCAGCGATAGCCTCGCAGACGGGCTGCCTCGCTTGCGGCCAGTCCCTCGGCGCTTGCGACCGGCGTATCCGGCAGACCGTGCGAGGGCGGCGGCTGTTGACCGGGTATCTCGGCCGCGGAGCGCTCGCCGGTCGCGATTCGCTGGCGCTCGGGTGCGGAAATATCGATCCAGGCGTAGGCGATCAACATGCATAACACGGTGACGAGCAATAACGCGATGCCGGACCCGATGACGGCTCGCGCGTCGATGACATCGAATTCGTGCCCGCGTTGTTCTTTCTCGGGCGATGTAGAAACGTCAGCCATGTCCGAGCGCCTCCCGACCCGTGACCCGCGCGGATGTGGTCACTGTTGCGGTCAGCCGCCAGAAAAACACGGCGAGCCACAGAGCGCCGACGCCAAGAAAAGCGCCCAGATCGGCCCAACGAATTGCAAAGCCGTGCTCCCTGAAGGCCGGCATGATCAGCCAGAAAACGTTGGCGAAGTATCCGCACAGCATGATCGTCGCGATAACGCCAAGCATGAACCAATTGCGCTTGGCGCGGCGGGACAACAGCATCGGCAACGGCGCGATAAAGCAAAGCGTCGGCAGCGCCCAGCTTAAGAAGGACCAACTGGTGTCGATCCGCGGCAGATACCAGGTGATCTCCTCGGGACCGTCGGCGATCCACACCGTGATGAATTCCATGTAGAAGAGATACATCCAGATGAGCGCGAACATCAGCAGCAGATTGCCGAGGTCATGCAGGCGATCGGTCGAAATGTTTGCCGAAGCCGATTCGCGCCGCGACAGCAGCAAGGCGCAGATCACGGTTAGCGCCATCGCGCCCAGCGCCTGGCTGATCCCGACCGACAGGCCGAAGAGAGTCGAATACCATTCCGGCGTCAGGCTCATGATCCAGTCCACTGCCGCGAAGCTCATGGTCAGCACCAGTGCCATCAGCCCGCCCGCGCTAACACGCCGTGCGTCGCCGCCGTCATTCGTGCGCAATCGCTCAAGCCAGAGCATCAGGCCGCTCCAGAGGACGAAATAGCCGGCCGCGCGCAACAGAAAGAACGTCACGTTCAGGTACCACTGCTTCTCGTGCAGCAGTGGGTCTGCCGCTACCGCTTCGGGTCGCGCCCAGACATAGATCTCGTGCAGACTCAGGGCGAGCGGAATGAACAGCAGGCCCATGATGGGCAGCGGCGTCGCCGCCGCCGCCAGCGGGCGGCGAACCGCAACGCCCCAGCTTCCGCCGGTGAGATGATGCACCATGACGAGGCTCAGGCTTCCCAATGACAGTCCCGTCCAGCATACGAAAGCGTACAGATACGACGGATAAAAATCCTGATCGAAAAGAATGCCCAGCGCGAGCAGGGCCGCGCCGAGCAGCGCCAGACGAGATGCCGGGGTTTTGGGCCATCGCGCTTTCATTGCCGCGTTTGACGCAGCGCATGACGTTGCGAGGCGGGCACGTCGTCCAGGCGGGCGTGCCGGCTCAGTTGTAGTGCGCGAACATAGGCCGCGATCGCCCAGCGATCATGCGGGGCTACGCGGCTGGCGTAGGAATACATAACGCCGTAGCCATAGGTGATCACATCGAAGAAATGGCCGATGGGCGCATTGCGCAGTTGATACGTGTGATAAGACGGCGGCGCGGGATAGCCACTGCGCACGATCATGCCGTCGCCATTACCGGTGCGGCTGTGGCAGGGGGCGCAATAAATGTCATAGCGCTCGCGCCCGTGCTGCAGTAGCGCCAGGGTTACCGGCATCGGCATCCCGGCGCGGGCTTTGGCCCGTGCCTGGATCGGCAGCAGTAAGCTCGTATCTGGCGGCCTGATGCGTTTGGGAGCGCCAAGAGCGCCACTCGCCGCGTCCGCCAGCGAGCCGGAAGACTGCGCGATCGTACCGGCAATCGGCGTGCGGGACGACAGCCCGTCAGCGAACAACGGGCTTGCCTCCTGCGGCTCGTATCTGGGCTGGTCGTACATGTCCTGCATGACGTTTTCGCAGCCGCACAAGGCGATGATGACGTGCACCACGGCGGCGAACTTGAGGCTGTTCAACCAGGCACCTCGCTGATCGCCGCGGGAGACAGCGTTTGCAGAAAACGCTGGGCGCCAGCGAGGTCAAACCCGGGGCTGTCGGCGCGGATGCACAGAAAGAAGCGGTCGTAGCTCGCGCGCTCGAAGCGCGGTGTGTTGAATATCGGGTGATAGTATTTCGGCAGGCGGTTGAAGATCAGCAGCGCGGCGAAGCCAAACACCGCCGCGCCCAGAAAGGTGACTTCCAGCGCCGGCAGAATGAAAGCGGGCCAACTGAAATGCGGTCGCCCGCCGATGTTCATGGGGTAGGCCCATACGGACCAGATGACCTCGGCAAGAAACAACCCGCCCGCGAATAGCGCCCCGCCGATAAGCACCATCGGCGCGATGCCGTTAAAGCGTAAGCCGACGGCTTCACTCAACCCTTGCACCGGAAACGGCGAGTACGCCCGCAGGTTTTTGTACCCTTGCGCGCTGGCCCGGCGCGCGGCTTCAAGCAGCTCGTCCGGAGTCACGAACTCGGCCACTAGACCGTGGATAGCCGCGCTCATGTCCGCGGCCCCCGATCGTGCGCGAGATGGCGCATCTCAACTATCGACACAATGGGCAGCAGGCGCACGGAGAGCAGGAACAGGAGCAGGAACAGGCTGATCGAGCCGAGCAGAAACACGCCGTCCCAGACAGTGGGGTAGTACATGCCCCACGCGCCGACCAGGTGCGTTCGATAAAGACTGGTGATGATAAACATCAGGCGCTCGAGCCACATGCCGATGATGACGGCCAGACCGATGACAAACAGCGCGATCGGACTCAAGCGTACGCGCCTGAACCACAAGGCCTGGATCAAAACCACGTTGCAGGTGACCATCACCCAGTAAATCGGCGCGTAAGCCCCACTCCAGCGGTCGAAGAGCGTGTCGATCTCGTATTCGTCGCCGCTGTAAAAAGCGATGAAGTATTCCATCGTGTAGCAATAAATCATCACCAGACCTGCCGCCAGCAGGCATTGGCCCATGACGTTCAGGTGCCGTTCAGTGATGAAATCGTGCAGTCCAAGCAGCGCGCGCATGGGGATGCCCAGCACCAGCGCGAGACCGAACCCGGAAAAAATCGCGCCGGCCACGAAGTAGGGCGGGAAGATCGTCAGGTGCCAGCCGGGCACCAGACCCTGCGACAGATCCAGCGCGACCATGCTGTGCACCGAGAACACCAGCGGCACGCCGAGCCCCGCGAGCAACAGGCTCAACTGCTGGTGACGCTGCCAGTGACGCGCATCATTGCGCCAGCCCAGCGCGAGCAGGCCGTAGCACACCTGTGCGAAACGCGGTTGCGCGCGATCACGCAAAACGGCCAGGTCCGACAGCAGGCCGACATACCACGTGATGATCGAAAAGATCAGATACGCAAGGATCGCGAAGAAGTCCCACGTCAGCGAACTGGTCCACTGCGGATAAAGGTTCAGCGAGTTTGGGTAGGGGAACAGCCAGTAGAAAAACCACGGCCGGCCCAGGTGCAGAACGGGAAACAGTCCGGCGATGGCGACCGCGAGCACGGTCATCGTCTCCGCGTAACGGTTGATCGAGGTACGCCAGCCCTGCCGCGCGATCAGCAGGGCCGCCGAAATGAAGGTTCCCGCCATGCCGAGCGCGATCCACCAGATGTAATTGGCAATGTCGAAGGCCCAAACCACCGGGATGTTGTTGCCCCAGATGCCGATGCCGGTGGTCAGCAGATACACGACCGCGCTCGCGAACCCCAGCGTGAGCGTGAAAAAGAATCCGACCGCCATCCACCAGCGCCGGCCCCAGTGGCTCAGTACGATGCCGGCGATCTTGTCGGTGACGGAGGCAAGGTCGTGGCGGCCTCTCAGCACGGGGAATGCAGGCGCCTGGCTAGCCATCGTCAAGCACCGGATTCGGATTTCGCAGTTTTGCAAGATACGTCGTGCGCGGGCGCGTGCCGAGCTCCGCGAGCAGCGCGTAATTCAGCGGGTGCTCTTTGAGCTTGCCGACTTGCGCCTGGCTGTCGTTGAGGTCGCCGAACGCGATCGCGTTAGTGGGGCACACCGCTTGGCAGGCGGTCCGCACCTCGCCGTCCCGCACGCGGCGGCCTTGTTTCTCCGCCTCGATCTTGGCGACGCTGATGCGTTGCAGGCAGTACGTGCATTTTTCCATCACACCGCGCGAGCGTACGGTGACTTCCGGGTTGCGCAGCGCGGCGAGGTGCGGATCGCTGGGGTCGGCGTACTTGAGCCAGTTAAAGCGCCTGACTTTGTAGGGGCAGTTATTGGAGCACCAGCGCGTACCGACGCAACGGTTATAAACCTGCACGTTGAGCCCGTCCTCATCGTGGATCGAGGCCCCCACCGGGCACACCGGTTCGCAGGGTGCGTGTTCGCAGTGCATGCACGGCACCGGCTGGAAGAAGGTCTCGGGGTTGTCGACCGGCCCCTTGTAATAATGATCCAC contains the following coding sequences:
- a CDS encoding DUF3341 domain-containing protein produces the protein MSAAIHGLVAEFVTPDELLEAARRASAQGYKNLRAYSPFPVQGLSEAVGLRFNGIAPMVLIGGALFAGGLFLAEVIWSVWAYPMNIGGRPHFSWPAFILPALEVTFLGAAVFGFAALLIFNRLPKYYHPIFNTPRFERASYDRFFLCIRADSPGFDLAGAQRFLQTLSPAAISEVPG
- a CDS encoding SCO family protein yields the protein MKRWLLIAVCCAPLTVLAAAQPPDLWQRVGFEQRLNTQLPLALEFRNEQRRRVRLADYFRDKPVILVLGYYGCKNLCSVVMDGLLASLRQLRFDAGDQYEVVMVSVNPRETPQLARMKKAVYLNTYDRPGAARGLNFLTGDARSIQKLAASAGFRYFYDRKIDQYVHAAGITVLTPRGKIARYFYGVQFQPSDVRLSLVEASMNRIGSVVDQLVLLCARYDAATGTYSYMIWNILRGACVGTALALSGFIVVAVRRDRNGKRRARGTAGQP
- a CDS encoding cytochrome c, whose translation is MQDMYDQPRYEPQEASPLFADGLSSRTPIAGTIAQSSGSLADAASGALGAPKRIRPPDTSLLLPIQARAKARAGMPMPVTLALLQHGRERYDIYCAPCHSRTGNGDGMIVRSGYPAPPSYHTYQLRNAPIGHFFDVITYGYGVMYSYASRVAPHDRWAIAAYVRALQLSRHARLDDVPASQRHALRQTRQ
- the ctaD gene encoding cytochrome c oxidase subunit I; protein product: MSTVAAQPASYLTAAATVRSWLVTRDHKLIAILFTISITAFFFVGGAAATVIRLELATPAGDLVSSETYNKLFSMHGIIMVWFFLIPSIPATLGNFLLPLMIGARELAFPRINLASWYLYTAGGLFTVATLLLGSVDTGWTFYTPYSSLFTNTSVVLALTAVFVVGFSSILTGLNFIVTVHTMRTPGMTWMRLPLFVWAMYATSIIMVLATPVLSMVLVLVAAERLFGVGVFDPRLGGDPVLFQHLFWFYSHPAVYIMILPAFGVVSEIITCFSRKRIFGYPYMVYAIVAFTSLSFVVWGHHMFVSGESMYASIVFSILSYLVAVPSAIKVFNWTATLYKGSISFEAPMLYALGFVGLFLNGGLTGLFVAAVALDVHLTDTYFVIAHFHYIMVGGSVMAFLGGIHFWWPKVTGRMYSEWIAQASAILMFFGFNLTFFPQYLLGYLGMPRRYHEYLPDYQVLNVLSSAGASILAVAYLMPLFYLTWSLFYGRAAGANPWRATGLEWRSASPPPEHNFEQTPTVDEAPYAYTSEDRQAHSSQARET
- the coxB gene encoding cytochrome c oxidase subunit II; its protein translation is MVVEAYPTPGGGAGLFPELITRASSIAGRIDGLLIALTILCVAVSAGIYLVMIYFAARYRRGSTADRSNANAQSHTLEIAWTAITLVFFLVIFFWASNLYTTMQTGAPPEDVLEIYVMGKQWMWKAEHPGGQREINELHVPRGQDIKLLLTSQDVIHSFFVPAFRLKQDAVPGAYTSLWFKPTVTGEYALFCAEYCGTDHSRMRGRVVVMAPEAYERWLHTRESSTSMATRGAKLFRQYGCSGCHVGNSTVHAPVLDGLYGKPVQLQDGTTKVADERYIHDSIVLPQQDIVAGYPRIMPSFKGQISEAELLHLVMYIKSLDYTEGTVP
- a CDS encoding type II toxin-antitoxin system VapC family toxin, which codes for MTPVFLDTSYLLALDFSNDQNHQTSIHHWQRITLNLPPLVTTSYVFDEAVTFFNSRGHHGKAIQVCNTLLLSSSVNLIHVDETLFYEGWQYFQQHQDKRYSLPDCISFIVMRKLGADVAFTFDRHFAQAGFAVAP
- the nrfD gene encoding polysulfide reductase NrfD, with amino-acid sequence MASQAPAFPVLRGRHDLASVTDKIAGIVLSHWGRRWWMAVGFFFTLTLGFASAVVYLLTTGIGIWGNNIPVVWAFDIANYIWWIALGMAGTFISAALLIARQGWRTSINRYAETMTVLAVAIAGLFPVLHLGRPWFFYWLFPYPNSLNLYPQWTSSLTWDFFAILAYLIFSIITWYVGLLSDLAVLRDRAQPRFAQVCYGLLALGWRNDARHWQRHQQLSLLLAGLGVPLVFSVHSMVALDLSQGLVPGWHLTIFPPYFVAGAIFSGFGLALVLGIPMRALLGLHDFITERHLNVMGQCLLAAGLVMIYCYTMEYFIAFYSGDEYEIDTLFDRWSGAYAPIYWVMVTCNVVLIQALWFRRVRLSPIALFVIGLAVIIGMWLERLMFIITSLYRTHLVGAWGMYYPTVWDGVFLLGSISLFLLLFLLSVRLLPIVSIVEMRHLAHDRGPRT
- a CDS encoding oxidase is translated as MNTTSDHSSIGVLGIWITLIVLAALSIAAAYLPIGSWTWIITYPIAAMMALLIMASYMRLRSSTVIVRIFAGAGFFWLLLWFAVTLTDYLTRPHLYLT
- a CDS encoding cytochrome c oxidase subunit 3, whose translation is MTAITPAAQFDDLEQEHEASRLGMWTFLATEVLFFGVLFAAYAISRLLYPQGFIAASQHSDLMLGGIETAVLLTSSATMAMAARAIRHGRRTQALQMTLVTMALGAAFIVMHLQGYHHHIEEGLFPGVNFTYEGPYRNQVELFYFLYFVMTAFHLLHLIVGLCILAVIAVMTWREWFSPEYYTPVELTALYWDFVDIVWIFLFPSFYLISLA